The Puntigrus tetrazona isolate hp1 chromosome 16, ASM1883169v1, whole genome shotgun sequence genome includes a region encoding these proteins:
- the LOC122360827 gene encoding uncharacterized protein LOC122360827 has product MNHFHTHNTSAMKDVQSMEAVSMPLNEGIVSICNICKFLKKAHICPITDTVSNYNQIRKHVEDAEQHLKTSDTIVTEKLRYLNERMEHLIIEKLIVEREIKEKIQAVNTLSTKKSSAEQSLGCFQAALEQAKRNVESKNDAIRRCQEQMSTNDDIVTAGTALLAVPILGWIAGPIMMSSGQQAYEEALNALRNAESDRQNCMSQVRNWEKKVDHYDTVISRTTNEIWQTNQAIKRNESRMERLKCIIWPQVKFRNGQQSCIPFECS; this is encoded by the exons ATGAaccattttcacacacacaa TACCTCTGCCATGAAGGATGTTCAGTCTATGGAGGCAGTGTCTATGCCTTTAAATGAGGGGATTGTCTCTATCTGCAACATCTGCAAGTTCCTCAAAAAAGCGCATATCTGTCCAATCACTGATACAGTCTCCAATTACAACCAAATAAGGAAGCATGTAGAGGATGCTGAGCAGCACCTGAAAACATCTGACACAATAGTTACAGAAAAACTGAGATATTTGAATGAAAGGATGGAGCATCTTATTATAGAGAAACTAATAGTTGAGCGGGAGATAAAGGAGAAAATTCAGGCCGTGAATACTTTGAGCACCAAGAAGTCGTCTGCTGAGCAGTCATTAGGGTGCTTCCAAGCAGCTTTGGAGCAGGCTAAAAGAAATGTGGAATCAAAAAATGATGCCATAAGAAGATGTCAAGAGCAGATGAGCACAAACGATGATATAGTAACTGCAGGGACGGCATTGCTTGCAGTACCAATTTTAGGATGGATTGCTG GTCCAATAATGATGAGCTCAGGACAGCAGGCCTATGAAGAAGCTTTAAATGCCTTGAGAAATGCTGAATCGGACAGACAAAACTGTATGTCACAGGTGAGgaactgggaaaaaaaagtggatCATTATGATACAGTTATCTCTAGGACAACGAATGAAATTTGGCAGACCAATCAAGCAATTAAGAGAAATGAGAGTAGGATGGAGAGATTGAAATGCATCATATGGCCACAGGTCAAATTCAGAAATGGTCAGCAAAGTTGTATTCCATTTGAATGCTCTTAG